From Streptomyces zhihengii, the proteins below share one genomic window:
- a CDS encoding Lrp/AsnC family transcriptional regulator: MITAIVLIKTSVDRIPEIAESIAALDSVSEVFSVTGTYDLIAMVRVARHDDLADVIPGRISKIPGVEGTDTHVAFRTYSQHDLEAAFAIGLDA, from the coding sequence GTGATCACCGCGATCGTGCTCATCAAGACCAGCGTGGACCGCATCCCCGAGATCGCCGAGTCGATCGCCGCGCTGGACAGCGTCAGCGAGGTCTTCTCCGTCACCGGGACCTACGACCTGATCGCCATGGTGCGCGTGGCCAGGCACGACGACCTGGCGGACGTGATCCCCGGCCGGATCAGCAAGATCCCGGGTGTGGAGGGCACCGACACCCATGTCGCGTTCCGCACCTACTCCCAGCACGACCTGGAGGCGGCGTTCGCCATCGGCCTCGACGCCTGA
- a CDS encoding glycerate kinase family protein produces the protein MSHRPYRVAVAPSGFKESLSARQAALSIAEGLRRVVPDAELDLIPLVDGGEGTAEALAQAAGGRLVPCTATGPVGLPVRTHFAVLGDGTAVVEMAAVAGLGMVPRDRRDPCATTTFGVGELIRAALGTGARRILVGCGDSGTSDGGAGALQALGARLLDAEGRELPHGGAALARLARIDASGLDPRLRRAEILVACNPYNVLCGERGVARVFGPQKGAGPADVERLSAALEQWAAVLTRDLAPGVDPRTAPGTGASGGLGAGLAALGARLLPRFEVLLGHVDLDARLARADLVITAEGSLDRQTVRGKVPAEVARRAKALGVPVLALAGTLGQGVDEVTAAGVDAYGSILPAPVALPEALDRAGEFLADAAERTLRMVLVGTRLAA, from the coding sequence ATGAGCCACCGCCCCTACCGTGTCGCCGTCGCACCGAGCGGCTTCAAGGAGTCCCTGTCCGCCCGTCAGGCGGCCCTGTCCATCGCCGAGGGCCTGCGCAGGGTGGTCCCCGACGCCGAACTCGACCTGATCCCGCTCGTCGACGGCGGCGAGGGCACCGCGGAGGCGCTGGCCCAGGCGGCCGGCGGCAGGCTGGTGCCGTGCACGGCGACCGGGCCCGTCGGGCTGCCGGTGCGCACCCACTTCGCCGTGCTCGGCGACGGCACCGCCGTCGTGGAGATGGCCGCCGTCGCCGGCCTCGGCATGGTGCCCCGCGACCGCCGCGACCCGTGCGCCACCACCACCTTCGGCGTCGGCGAACTGATCCGGGCGGCCCTCGGCACCGGTGCCCGGCGGATCCTCGTGGGCTGCGGCGACTCCGGCACCAGCGACGGCGGCGCCGGGGCGCTCCAGGCCCTCGGCGCCCGGCTGCTGGACGCCGAGGGGCGCGAACTGCCGCACGGCGGGGCGGCGCTGGCCCGGCTCGCGCGGATCGACGCCTCGGGGCTGGACCCGCGGCTGCGCCGGGCGGAGATCCTGGTGGCCTGCAATCCGTACAACGTGCTCTGCGGCGAGCGGGGGGTGGCCCGGGTCTTCGGGCCGCAGAAGGGCGCCGGCCCCGCCGACGTCGAGCGGCTGTCGGCGGCCCTGGAGCAGTGGGCAGCCGTGCTGACCCGCGACCTCGCGCCCGGGGTCGACCCGCGGACCGCGCCCGGCACGGGGGCCTCGGGCGGGCTCGGCGCGGGCCTCGCCGCGCTCGGCGCCCGGCTGCTGCCGCGCTTCGAGGTCCTGCTCGGCCACGTCGACCTCGACGCCCGGCTCGCCCGCGCCGACCTGGTCATCACCGCCGAGGGCTCGCTCGACCGGCAGACCGTGCGCGGCAAGGTGCCCGCCGAGGTGGCCCGCCGGGCGAAGGCCCTGGGCGTGCCCGTGCTGGCGCTGGCGGGCACCCTCGGCCAGGGGGTCGACGAGGTCACGGCCGCGGGAGTGGACGCCTACGGGTCGATCCTGCCCGCGCCCGTGGCGCTGCCCGAAGCACTGGACCGCGCGGGCGAGTTCCTCGCCGACGCCGCCGAACGCACCCTGCGGATGGTCCTGGTGGGCACCCGGCTCGCGGCCTGA
- a CDS encoding small hydrophilic protein produces the protein MAFTHRMVTLAAVVAIPLGIAATSYALTDAPGTPEVPPAVELDATPRPAPPPSADPTGNPSGTPSGPSGVPTTPAPTGDAVVPGPAATDDDDSNDDADDAGEEN, from the coding sequence ATGGCCTTCACCCACCGCATGGTGACGCTCGCCGCAGTCGTCGCCATCCCGCTCGGCATCGCCGCGACCAGCTACGCCCTGACCGACGCGCCCGGGACCCCCGAGGTCCCGCCCGCGGTCGAGCTGGACGCGACCCCGCGCCCCGCCCCGCCGCCCTCGGCGGACCCCACGGGGAACCCCTCGGGCACGCCGTCGGGCCCGTCCGGCGTCCCGACGACCCCCGCGCCCACCGGCGACGCGGTCGTCCCCGGGCCGGCGGCGACCGACGACGACGACAGCAACGACGACGCCGACGACGCCGGTGAAGAGAACTGA
- a CDS encoding sensor histidine kinase, with translation MTVALAAVAMTTRSLLLRDIDHRINQLLTQETQEFANFVPQGVDPDTGRTFTDPDKLLRVFLQRQYSDPDEELLGLTRAPGQRVHVIRQSREIRPDIALHPDRASLTAILDAEGGAGVLSRPQGEVRWAKVPIRAAAPGAEAAFVVAFHSESERAIADEAFRTLLAISGVALITVTGIGWAVAGRILAPVRVVRATAEKLTEQDLTRRIPVQGRDDIAALAETFNAMLDRLESAFAGQRQFVDDAGHELRTPITIVRGHLELMGDDPAEQRETVRLVTDELDRMSRIVEDLLLLAKAERPDFVRPEPVQLGELTADVFVKARALGERDWVLDQVADREAWLDPQRITQAMVQLAQNAVQHTVPGARIRIGSREQEGRVELYVADSGPGVQPQDAEVIFERFRRGTARRGARTSGAGLGLSIVRAIAEGHRGGRVELRPAEGAGSGAVFVLVMEEAL, from the coding sequence ATGACGGTGGCGCTCGCCGCCGTCGCCATGACCACCAGGTCGCTGCTGCTGCGCGACATCGACCACCGGATCAACCAGCTCCTCACCCAGGAGACCCAGGAGTTCGCGAACTTCGTGCCGCAGGGTGTCGACCCGGACACCGGCCGTACCTTCACGGACCCGGACAAGCTGCTGAGGGTCTTCCTCCAGCGCCAGTACTCCGACCCGGACGAGGAACTGCTCGGCCTGACCCGGGCCCCCGGGCAGCGCGTCCATGTGATCCGGCAGTCCCGCGAGATCCGTCCCGACATCGCCCTCCACCCCGACCGGGCCTCGCTCACCGCGATCCTCGACGCGGAGGGCGGCGCCGGGGTGCTGTCCCGGCCCCAGGGCGAGGTCCGCTGGGCGAAGGTGCCGATCCGGGCCGCCGCCCCCGGCGCCGAGGCCGCCTTCGTCGTCGCCTTCCACTCCGAGAGCGAGCGGGCCATCGCCGACGAGGCGTTCCGCACCCTGCTCGCCATCTCCGGGGTCGCCCTGATCACCGTGACCGGCATCGGCTGGGCGGTCGCCGGCCGCATCCTGGCACCCGTGCGGGTGGTCCGGGCCACCGCCGAGAAGCTCACCGAGCAGGACCTGACCCGGCGCATCCCCGTGCAGGGCCGCGACGACATCGCCGCGCTCGCCGAGACCTTCAACGCCATGCTGGACCGGCTGGAGAGCGCGTTCGCCGGGCAGCGCCAGTTCGTCGACGACGCCGGGCACGAGCTGCGCACCCCGATCACCATCGTGCGCGGCCATCTGGAGCTGATGGGCGACGACCCGGCGGAGCAGCGCGAGACCGTCCGGCTGGTCACCGACGAGCTGGACCGGATGAGCCGGATCGTGGAGGACCTGCTGCTGCTGGCGAAGGCCGAGCGGCCGGACTTCGTCCGCCCCGAACCCGTCCAGCTCGGCGAGCTGACCGCGGACGTCTTCGTCAAGGCACGCGCGCTCGGCGAACGCGACTGGGTGCTCGACCAGGTCGCCGACCGGGAGGCCTGGCTCGACCCGCAGCGCATCACCCAGGCCATGGTGCAGCTCGCGCAGAACGCCGTGCAGCACACCGTGCCCGGGGCCAGGATCCGCATCGGCTCCCGCGAGCAGGAGGGCCGCGTCGAGCTGTACGTGGCGGACAGCGGACCGGGTGTGCAGCCCCAGGACGCCGAGGTGATCTTCGAACGGTTCCGCCGCGGCACGGCCCGCCGCGGCGCCCGCACCAGCGGCGCGGGGCTCGGCCTGTCCATCGTCCGCGCCATAGCCGAGGGCCACCGGGGCGGCCGGGTGGAACTGCGCCCCGCCGAGGGCGCGGGCAGCGGCGCCGTGTTCGTACTCGTCATGGAGGAAGCCCTGTGA
- a CDS encoding response regulator transcription factor — protein sequence MNRILIAEDEDRIASFVEKGLRANGFTTTVAADGDTALDYAVSGGFDLMLLDIGLPGRDGFTVLRELREARVTLPVVVLTARDSVRDTVAGLEGGADDWMTKPFRFEELLARVRLRLRTAARAPEVTVLRSGDLTLDLRTRRARAAERTVDLTAREFVLLELFLRHPGQVLSREQILSHVWGYDFDPGSNIVDVYVRALRKKLGAHRLETVRGMGYRLP from the coding sequence GTGAACCGCATTCTGATCGCCGAGGACGAGGACCGGATCGCCTCCTTCGTGGAGAAGGGGCTGCGGGCCAACGGCTTCACGACCACCGTCGCCGCCGACGGCGACACCGCGCTCGACTACGCCGTCAGCGGCGGCTTCGACCTGATGCTGCTGGACATCGGCCTGCCCGGACGCGACGGGTTCACCGTGCTGCGGGAACTGCGCGAGGCCCGGGTCACCCTGCCCGTGGTCGTGCTCACCGCCCGCGACTCGGTGCGGGACACCGTCGCCGGTCTGGAGGGCGGGGCCGACGACTGGATGACCAAACCGTTCCGCTTCGAGGAACTGCTGGCCCGGGTGCGGCTGCGGCTGCGCACCGCGGCCCGCGCGCCCGAGGTCACGGTGCTGCGCAGCGGTGACCTCACCCTCGACCTGCGCACCCGCAGGGCCCGGGCGGCGGAGCGCACCGTCGACCTGACGGCCCGTGAGTTCGTGCTGCTGGAGCTGTTCCTGCGGCATCCGGGGCAGGTGCTGTCCCGGGAGCAGATCCTGTCCCACGTCTGGGGCTACGACTTCGACCCGGGCTCCAACATCGTGGACGTGTACGTCAGGGCGCTGCGCAAGAAGCTCGGCGCGCACCGGCTGGAGACGGTACGGGGCATGGGCTACCGGCTGCCCTGA
- a CDS encoding aminotransferase class V-fold PLP-dependent enzyme, whose product MSVRPDAVATVAPVATAEPATTVVPAPVAAAASDAEPCCAAPLPVLGRDVTVPLVTGGEVTYAALDYAASAPALQRVWDDVAAYAPYYGSVHRGAGYLSQLSTDLFENSRRTVHEFLDCRDDDQVVFTRSTTDSLNLLAAALPAGCRVFVFETEHHASLLPWSDADVTYLDAPRTPADAVRTLERALADREPYGPALVCVTGASNVTGELWPVRELAAAAHAHGARIVLDAAQLAPHHPVSVRDLDVDWVAFSGHKLYAPFGSGVLAGRADWLQAAEPYLAGGGASRTVARRADGGVDVEWHTTAARHEAGSPNVIGVYAIASACKALTEAGFDALVARERHLIDTVRAGLAEVPEVRVLSLFGDDAPRVGVISFVVDGWNSSHFAAALSAEYGIGVRDGLFCAHPLVRTLLGSDPQDVGECGAPDAAPGERSLNAIRVSFGAGTPDEHVERFVTAVRELVSQGAQWKYRTENGRCVPDRG is encoded by the coding sequence ATGTCCGTGCGCCCTGACGCCGTCGCCACCGTCGCCCCCGTTGCCACCGCCGAGCCCGCCACCACCGTCGTCCCCGCCCCGGTCGCCGCCGCCGCGTCCGACGCCGAACCCTGCTGCGCCGCACCGCTGCCGGTCCTCGGCCGCGACGTCACCGTGCCGCTGGTGACCGGCGGCGAGGTCACCTACGCCGCCCTCGACTACGCCGCCAGCGCCCCCGCCCTCCAGCGCGTGTGGGACGACGTGGCCGCGTACGCCCCCTACTACGGCAGCGTCCACCGCGGCGCCGGGTACCTCTCGCAGCTCTCCACCGACCTGTTCGAGAACAGCCGCCGCACGGTGCACGAGTTCCTCGACTGCCGCGACGACGACCAGGTCGTCTTCACCCGCTCCACCACCGACTCCCTCAACCTGCTCGCCGCCGCGCTGCCCGCCGGGTGCCGGGTCTTCGTCTTCGAGACCGAGCACCACGCCTCGCTGCTGCCCTGGAGCGACGCCGACGTCACCTACCTCGACGCGCCCCGCACCCCGGCCGACGCGGTGCGCACCCTGGAGCGGGCGCTCGCCGACCGGGAGCCGTACGGCCCCGCCCTGGTGTGCGTCACCGGCGCCTCCAACGTCACCGGCGAGCTGTGGCCGGTGCGCGAACTCGCCGCCGCCGCGCACGCCCACGGCGCCCGGATCGTGCTCGACGCGGCGCAGCTCGCCCCCCACCACCCGGTGTCCGTGCGGGACCTGGACGTCGACTGGGTCGCCTTCTCCGGGCACAAGCTGTACGCGCCCTTCGGCTCCGGGGTGCTCGCCGGACGGGCCGACTGGCTCCAGGCGGCCGAGCCCTACCTCGCGGGGGGCGGCGCCTCCCGCACGGTGGCCCGGCGCGCCGACGGCGGGGTGGACGTCGAGTGGCACACCACGGCCGCCCGCCACGAGGCCGGCTCCCCGAACGTGATCGGCGTCTACGCGATCGCCTCCGCCTGCAAGGCCCTCACCGAGGCCGGTTTCGACGCGCTGGTCGCCCGCGAGCGGCACCTGATCGACACGGTGCGCGCCGGTCTCGCCGAGGTGCCCGAGGTGCGGGTGCTCTCCCTCTTCGGCGACGACGCGCCCCGGGTCGGCGTCATCTCCTTCGTCGTCGACGGCTGGAACAGCTCGCACTTCGCCGCCGCGCTGTCCGCCGAGTACGGGATCGGTGTCCGCGACGGACTCTTCTGCGCCCACCCGCTGGTGCGCACCCTGCTCGGCAGCGACCCGCAGGACGTCGGCGAGTGCGGCGCCCCGGACGCGGCCCCGGGGGAGCGGTCGCTGAACGCGATCCGGGTCAGCTTCGGCGCCGGCACCCCCGACGAGCACGTCGAGCGCTTCGTGACGGCGGTGCGGGAGCTGGTGAGCCAGGGCGCGCAGTGGAAGTACCGCACCGAGAACGGCCGCTGCGTGCCGGACCGCGGCTGA
- a CDS encoding SLC13 family permease, translated as MNLSLRQAAWLCAALSICAVLAVPGTFPSLGGDARLTLAVFALATCAWIAAPVDDTYVALGAGLALTATGVISSDTLFATLGDATIWLLICAFVIAAAVTRTGLAGRAAAFLVSGARSVRQLVHLTTAALVVTAFAVPATSGRAALALPVFLALARALAERRRLVVMLALLFPTVILLSAVATLIGAGAHLITVGVLFEQTGQRIGFVEWLVLGLPLAVVASHLAAEAVLLTTTSRADRSGPVRITAAQLQEHSPTPVTGPLSTAEARCTVLLATVVALWCSEPLHGVPPALVALIGAVVAASPALGTVRLKDGLRTVPWPLLLFMAATTAMGVALVDSGAAGHLVGGLPGSLPPWFFLTVVVLVSTAAHLVLQSRSARSSVLVPLVVAAAVGSGVNPVAAALASTAAAGFCHTLPASAKPVALFFEPPEKVPTFTPRDLLRLSALLAPLSAAVVLLFVLLVWPLLGVPVLQE; from the coding sequence GTGAACCTCTCCCTGCGCCAGGCGGCCTGGCTCTGCGCGGCGCTCAGCATCTGCGCCGTGCTCGCCGTCCCCGGCACCTTCCCGTCGCTGGGCGGTGACGCCCGGCTCACCCTCGCCGTCTTCGCGCTCGCCACCTGCGCCTGGATCGCGGCCCCGGTCGACGACACCTATGTCGCCCTGGGCGCCGGCCTGGCGCTCACCGCGACCGGCGTGATCAGCTCCGACACCCTCTTCGCCACCCTCGGGGACGCGACGATCTGGCTGCTGATCTGCGCGTTCGTCATCGCCGCCGCGGTCACCAGGACCGGGCTCGCGGGACGGGCGGCCGCCTTCCTGGTGAGCGGGGCGCGCAGCGTGCGGCAGCTCGTGCACCTGACCACGGCCGCGCTGGTGGTGACCGCGTTCGCGGTACCCGCCACCTCCGGCCGGGCGGCCCTCGCGCTGCCGGTGTTCCTGGCGCTCGCCCGGGCGCTGGCGGAGCGGCGGCGGCTGGTGGTGATGCTGGCGCTGCTCTTCCCCACGGTGATCCTGCTCTCCGCGGTGGCCACCCTCATCGGCGCGGGCGCGCACCTGATCACGGTGGGCGTGCTGTTCGAGCAGACCGGTCAGCGGATCGGCTTCGTCGAATGGCTGGTGCTCGGGCTGCCGCTCGCGGTGGTCGCCTCGCACCTGGCGGCCGAGGCGGTCCTGCTGACGACGACCTCCCGCGCCGACCGCTCCGGGCCCGTCCGGATCACGGCCGCCCAGCTCCAGGAGCACTCCCCCACCCCCGTCACCGGACCGCTCAGCACGGCGGAGGCCCGCTGCACGGTGCTGCTCGCCACCGTGGTCGCCCTGTGGTGCAGCGAACCGCTGCACGGGGTGCCGCCGGCGCTGGTCGCGCTGATCGGCGCCGTCGTCGCCGCCTCCCCCGCGCTCGGCACGGTGCGGCTGAAGGACGGGCTGCGGACGGTGCCCTGGCCGCTGCTGCTGTTCATGGCGGCGACCACCGCGATGGGCGTGGCGCTGGTCGACTCGGGCGCCGCGGGCCATCTGGTGGGCGGGCTGCCCGGCTCGCTGCCGCCGTGGTTCTTCCTCACCGTGGTCGTGCTCGTCAGCACGGCGGCCCATCTGGTGCTCCAGTCCCGCTCGGCCCGCTCCTCGGTGCTGGTGCCCCTGGTGGTGGCGGCGGCCGTCGGCTCGGGCGTCAACCCGGTGGCCGCCGCGCTGGCGTCGACGGCCGCCGCGGGCTTCTGCCACACCCTGCCCGCCTCGGCCAAGCCCGTCGCCCTCTTCTTCGAACCACCGGAGAAGGTGCCCACCTTCACCCCGCGCGACCTGCTCCGGCTCTCGGCGCTCCTCGCGCCGCTCAGCGCGGCGGTGGTGCTGCTGTTCGTGCTCCTCGTCTGGCCGCTGCTCGGCGTGCCCGTCCTCCAGGAGTAG
- a CDS encoding rhomboid family intramembrane serine protease has protein sequence MISRWVSAEAARGALRSAVSGPSVTYGLIALCCAVFAVSPVSGLNPAYGIGDEVLAAQAAYFERWGVIPAELMSADPRALLTPLTALFIHGSWLHLLGNMLFLYVFGAMTEERMGRVGFALFYLATGYVALLAFAVANAESAQTLVGASGAISAVLGAFLFLFPRARVTSLFPFLLFLPLRFPAWAVLVFWFALQWVAAQNAGSGPGVAYLAHLAGFSAGFLWAWARFRRPAPGASPGRSRPAGE, from the coding sequence ATGATCAGTCGGTGGGTCTCGGCGGAGGCGGCGCGCGGTGCGCTCCGGTCGGCGGTGAGCGGCCCGTCGGTGACGTACGGGCTGATCGCCCTGTGCTGCGCGGTGTTCGCCGTCAGTCCCGTCTCGGGTCTGAACCCGGCGTACGGCATCGGCGACGAGGTGCTGGCGGCGCAGGCCGCGTACTTCGAGCGCTGGGGGGTGATCCCGGCCGAACTGATGTCCGCCGATCCCCGGGCCCTGCTCACCCCCCTCACCGCGCTGTTCATCCACGGCAGTTGGCTCCATCTGCTGGGCAACATGCTCTTCCTCTACGTCTTCGGCGCGATGACGGAGGAGCGGATGGGGCGTGTGGGCTTCGCCCTCTTCTATCTGGCCACCGGCTACGTGGCGCTGCTGGCGTTCGCCGTCGCCAACGCGGAGTCGGCGCAGACGCTGGTGGGCGCCTCGGGGGCGATCTCGGCGGTGCTCGGCGCGTTCCTCTTCCTCTTCCCCCGCGCCAGGGTCACCAGCCTCTTCCCCTTTCTCCTGTTCCTGCCGCTGCGCTTCCCCGCCTGGGCGGTGCTGGTCTTCTGGTTCGCCCTCCAGTGGGTGGCGGCCCAGAACGCCGGGAGCGGGCCCGGAGTGGCGTACCTGGCGCACCTGGCCGGATTCTCCGCCGGCTTCCTGTGGGCGTGGGCCCGGTTCCGGCGCCCCGCGCCCGGCGCTTCCCCCGGCCGGAGCCGCCCGGCCGGCGAGTAG
- a CDS encoding C40 family peptidase, whose protein sequence is MASHRRPKQPSRTRVTVLTATAAAAVALSAQTAQADPKPTKSEVKEKVDKLYEEAEQATEKYNGAKEKQEKLNEEIGALQDRVARGQDELNTLRDSLGSVASAQYRSGGIDPSLQLFLSGDPDTYLDKASALDQLGAKQTDAIQDIQAKQRTLAQQRQEAQGKLTDLADTREELGKKKKEVQGKLAAAQKLLNSLTAAERASLAADDTRANRASSRADLGNSVPASQRAAAAFAAAQSKIGTPYVYGASGPSSFDCSGLTSWAYAQANVSIPRTSQAQANAGTRIYSQGQLQQGDLVIFYGDLHHVGFYAGNGQVLHAPKPGANVRYESINNMPFQFGVRI, encoded by the coding sequence GTGGCGTCCCACCGTCGTCCCAAGCAGCCGAGCCGCACCCGTGTGACCGTGCTCACCGCGACCGCCGCAGCCGCCGTCGCCCTCTCCGCCCAGACCGCTCAGGCCGACCCGAAGCCGACCAAGAGCGAGGTCAAGGAGAAGGTCGACAAGCTCTACGAAGAGGCGGAGCAGGCCACCGAGAAGTACAACGGGGCCAAGGAGAAGCAGGAGAAGCTCAACGAGGAGATCGGCGCGCTCCAGGACAGGGTCGCGCGCGGTCAGGACGAGCTCAACACCCTGCGCGACAGCCTCGGTTCGGTCGCGAGCGCCCAGTACCGCTCCGGCGGGATCGACCCCTCGCTCCAGCTCTTCCTCTCCGGCGACCCGGACACCTACCTGGACAAGGCCTCGGCCCTGGACCAGCTCGGCGCCAAGCAGACCGACGCCATCCAGGACATCCAGGCCAAGCAGCGCACCCTCGCGCAGCAGCGCCAGGAGGCCCAGGGCAAGCTGACGGACCTGGCGGACACCCGCGAGGAGCTCGGCAAGAAGAAGAAGGAAGTCCAGGGCAAGCTCGCCGCCGCGCAGAAGCTGCTCAACTCCCTGACCGCCGCCGAGCGCGCCTCCCTCGCCGCCGACGACACCCGCGCCAACCGCGCCAGCTCCCGCGCCGACCTGGGCAACTCCGTCCCGGCCTCGCAGCGCGCCGCCGCCGCCTTCGCCGCCGCCCAGTCCAAGATCGGCACCCCGTACGTCTACGGCGCCTCCGGCCCGAGCTCCTTCGACTGCTCCGGCCTCACCTCCTGGGCGTACGCGCAGGCCAACGTCTCCATCCCGCGCACCTCGCAGGCGCAGGCGAACGCCGGCACCCGCATCTACTCGCAGGGCCAGCTCCAGCAGGGCGACCTCGTCATCTTCTACGGCGACCTGCACCACGTCGGCTTCTACGCCGGCAACGGCCAGGTGCTGCACGCCCCGAAGCCGGGCGCCAACGTGCGCTACGAGTCGATCAACAACATGCCGTTCCAGTTCGGCGTGCGTATCTGA
- a CDS encoding NYN domain-containing protein translates to MEQPASGAEPAGAAGDAAEALDRPLPEGVRRRVVALVSDAFGGLTVTELPPQLRQYARFTPSRRAKFAGNAMAAALENDPVFRQRIGERLGKGQPELAGALESGAPPAAADPVDVAAAAYVLRPTGWVKLVAAAGEEVQRADAERADEEGRRELERLREELAEARTQIKSETDRLRAELEAARKDGESLARKLRSAQADLKRGEAALRRSAGETESVRAQAAAQVSAAESETRRLKARLGEAEAAVEAGRRAAREGRSVEDMRLRLLLDTVLDAAQGLRRELALPPAGMHPADTVDAVEPGRMSPKDIANRALSETDPALLDQLLALPQAHLVVDGYNVTKTGYPTMPLEKQRLRLLGGLSVLAAQTGAEVTCVFDGAELAAPVLLAPPRGVRVLFSKAGVTADELIRQLVRAEPPGRPVVVVSTDREVADGVAKAGARPVASALLLKRLSRVS, encoded by the coding sequence GTGGAGCAGCCCGCGAGTGGCGCGGAGCCGGCCGGCGCGGCCGGTGACGCCGCCGAGGCGCTCGACCGGCCCCTGCCGGAGGGTGTCAGGCGCCGTGTCGTCGCGCTGGTCTCGGACGCCTTCGGCGGTCTGACCGTCACCGAACTGCCGCCCCAGCTCCGGCAGTACGCCCGCTTCACCCCGAGCCGCCGCGCCAAGTTCGCCGGGAACGCGATGGCCGCGGCGCTGGAGAACGACCCCGTCTTCCGGCAGCGGATCGGCGAGCGGCTCGGCAAGGGCCAGCCCGAGCTCGCCGGTGCCCTGGAGTCCGGGGCCCCGCCCGCGGCCGCCGATCCGGTGGACGTGGCGGCCGCCGCCTATGTGCTGAGACCCACCGGATGGGTGAAACTCGTCGCCGCCGCGGGCGAGGAGGTCCAGCGGGCGGACGCCGAGCGGGCCGACGAGGAGGGCCGGCGCGAGCTGGAGCGGCTGCGCGAGGAACTGGCCGAGGCCCGCACCCAGATCAAGTCGGAGACCGACCGGCTGCGCGCCGAGCTGGAGGCCGCCCGCAAGGACGGCGAGTCGCTCGCCCGCAAGCTGCGCAGCGCCCAGGCCGACCTCAAGCGCGGCGAGGCGGCCCTGCGCCGCAGCGCGGGCGAGACCGAGTCGGTGCGGGCGCAGGCGGCGGCCCAGGTGTCGGCGGCCGAGAGCGAGACCCGGCGGCTGAAGGCCCGCCTCGGGGAGGCGGAGGCCGCGGTGGAGGCCGGGCGCCGCGCGGCGCGCGAGGGCCGCTCCGTCGAGGACATGCGGCTGCGGCTGCTGCTGGACACCGTGCTGGACGCCGCGCAGGGGCTGCGCCGCGAACTGGCGCTGCCGCCGGCGGGGATGCACCCCGCCGACACCGTGGACGCCGTCGAGCCGGGCCGGATGTCCCCCAAGGACATCGCCAACCGGGCCCTGTCGGAGACGGACCCGGCCCTGCTGGACCAGTTGCTCGCGCTGCCCCAGGCCCATCTGGTGGTCGACGGCTACAACGTCACCAAGACCGGCTATCCCACCATGCCGCTGGAGAAGCAGCGGCTGCGGCTGCTCGGCGGTCTCTCGGTGCTGGCCGCGCAGACGGGCGCCGAGGTCACCTGTGTCTTCGACGGCGCCGAACTGGCGGCGCCGGTCCTGCTGGCGCCGCCGCGCGGTGTGCGGGTGCTGTTCTCCAAGGCCGGGGTCACCGCCGACGAGCTGATCCGCCAGCTGGTGCGCGCCGAGCCGCCCGGCAGGCCCGTGGTCGTCGTCTCGACCGACCGCGAGGTGGCCGACGGGGTCGCCAAGGCGGGGGCGCGTCCGGTTGCGTCCGCCCTGCTCCTCAAGCGGCTTTCGCGCGTCTCGTAA